A part of Prosthecobacter sp. SYSU 5D2 genomic DNA contains:
- a CDS encoding ABC transporter ATP-binding protein, whose protein sequence is MSELAAHAPAVTVENLTKVFKGGLGKKAFVAVQDLSLEVKSGEVYGLIGPNGSGKSTTMKAILGLLAPTRGRTTIFGRSSTEVASRTEVGFLPENPYFYKHLNGMETLLFYGRLCSMGGKELKDRAREMLALTGLEDAADRRVAGYSKGMLQRLGLAQALLHRPRLIVLDEPTAGVDPAGSRKIRDLVLGFKKEGITVLVTSHLLEQMQEVCDRVGIMAHGKMMREGRVDELIAVENHTELVLEDASPELLAEITRLVERSGQAKLIRSGHPRTTLERLFLEATEEAAPGAAASRPDGKR, encoded by the coding sequence ATGTCTGAACTTGCTGCCCATGCCCCTGCTGTGACTGTGGAGAACCTGACGAAGGTTTTCAAAGGGGGGCTGGGGAAGAAGGCGTTTGTGGCGGTGCAGGACCTGTCGCTGGAGGTGAAGTCGGGGGAGGTGTACGGGCTGATCGGGCCGAACGGGTCGGGCAAGTCCACGACAATGAAGGCGATCCTGGGCCTGCTCGCGCCGACGCGGGGCCGGACGACGATTTTTGGCCGGTCGAGCACGGAGGTGGCGAGCCGGACGGAGGTTGGTTTCCTGCCGGAGAATCCGTATTTTTATAAGCACCTGAACGGGATGGAAACGTTGCTGTTTTACGGGCGGCTATGCAGCATGGGTGGCAAGGAGCTAAAAGACCGGGCGCGGGAGATGCTGGCGCTGACGGGGCTGGAGGATGCGGCGGACCGGCGTGTGGCGGGCTACTCCAAGGGGATGCTGCAGCGGCTGGGGCTGGCGCAGGCGCTGCTGCACCGGCCGAGGCTGATCGTGCTGGATGAGCCGACAGCGGGCGTGGACCCGGCGGGATCGCGGAAGATCCGGGACCTGGTGCTGGGTTTTAAAAAGGAGGGCATCACGGTACTGGTGACGAGCCACCTGCTGGAGCAGATGCAGGAAGTGTGCGACCGCGTGGGCATCATGGCACATGGCAAGATGATGCGTGAGGGCCGGGTGGATGAACTCATCGCGGTGGAAAACCATACGGAGCTGGTGCTGGAGGATGCTTCCCCTGAGCTGCTGGCGGAGATCACCCGGCTGGTGGAGCGGAGCGGGCAGGCGAAGCTGATCCGCAGCGGGCATCCCCGGACGACGCTGGAGCGTCTGTTTCTGGAAGCGACAGAGGAGGCAGCGCCGGGTGCGGCGGCCTCCCGCCCGGACGGCAAACGCTGA
- a CDS encoding Gfo/Idh/MocA family oxidoreductase, with the protein MSRKIRYGMVGGGRGAFIGGVHRIAAALDQQIELVCGAFSSDPQKSKDSGADLFLPPDRCYGSYEEMIKAEAALPEGERMDFIAIVTPNHVHFPPAKMALENGFHVLSDKPATFDLKEAKELGELVEKTGLLYGLTHNYTGYPLVKQAREMVLNGTLGKIRKVVVEYPQGWLATRIEESGQKQAAWRTDPTKSGAAGCVGDIGTHAENLAEYITGLKISELAADLSTFVEGRLLDDDANILLRFDNGAKGVLHCSQISVGEENNLNIRVYGEKGSIEWHQKEPNTMLVKWPDQPMQVYRTANGYLGAAAAAAGRTPPAHPEGYLEGFANIYKNFANTLRARLENREPTAIENDFPKIEDGIRGMAFIEAVVASSKANASWTQVG; encoded by the coding sequence ATGAGCCGGAAAATTCGTTATGGCATGGTCGGCGGCGGACGCGGCGCTTTCATCGGCGGTGTGCACCGCATTGCAGCAGCGCTCGATCAGCAGATCGAACTCGTCTGCGGAGCCTTCTCCTCCGACCCCCAAAAATCCAAGGACAGCGGCGCGGACCTCTTCCTGCCGCCAGACCGCTGCTACGGCAGCTACGAGGAAATGATCAAGGCCGAGGCCGCCCTGCCAGAGGGTGAGCGCATGGACTTCATCGCCATCGTCACGCCCAACCATGTGCATTTCCCGCCTGCCAAAATGGCCCTGGAAAACGGCTTCCACGTCCTCAGTGACAAGCCAGCCACCTTTGACCTGAAGGAAGCGAAGGAGCTGGGTGAGCTGGTGGAAAAAACCGGCCTCCTCTACGGCCTCACCCACAACTACACCGGCTACCCGCTGGTGAAGCAGGCCCGTGAGATGGTGCTCAACGGCACCCTTGGAAAAATCCGCAAAGTCGTCGTCGAATATCCACAAGGCTGGCTGGCTACCCGCATCGAGGAGAGCGGCCAGAAGCAGGCCGCCTGGCGCACCGACCCGACCAAATCCGGTGCCGCCGGCTGCGTGGGCGATATCGGCACCCATGCCGAAAACCTGGCCGAATACATCACCGGCCTGAAGATCAGCGAACTGGCCGCCGACCTCTCCACCTTCGTCGAAGGCCGCCTCCTGGATGACGATGCCAACATCCTCCTCCGTTTTGACAACGGGGCCAAAGGCGTCCTCCACTGCTCCCAGATCAGCGTGGGTGAGGAGAACAACCTCAACATCCGCGTCTATGGGGAGAAAGGCAGCATCGAATGGCACCAGAAGGAGCCTAACACCATGCTCGTCAAATGGCCCGACCAGCCGATGCAGGTCTATCGCACCGCCAACGGCTATCTCGGTGCCGCCGCCGCCGCCGCAGGCCGTACCCCGCCCGCCCACCCGGAAGGTTACCTGGAAGGCTTTGCGAACATCTACAAAAACTTCGCCAACACCCTCCGCGCCCGCCTGGAAAACCGCGAACCCACCGCCATCGAAAACGATTTTCCCAAGATCGAAGACGGCATCCGCGGCATGGCCTTCATCGAAGCCGTCGTCGCCTCCAGCAAGGCCAACGCCTCCTGGACCCAGGTCGGCTGA
- a CDS encoding Gfo/Idh/MocA family oxidoreductase: MENNPTASSRRDFLKTTTKTVVGLSTLSGITLPHVHAAGDDTINIALVGCGGRGTGAASNSMGVKQSTRLIAMADVQQNRLEASFNGLSAKHPDRFSVSEDAKFIGFDAYKQAIDMLKPGDVVVLATPPAFRWVQFKYAIDKGVNVFMEKPICVDGPSGKRMLELGKEADAKGMKVGVGLMCRHCRVRGELFDRIQQGEIGDIILGRAYRLQGPVGTCFTLPRDGEKDESELLWQIKNFHSFLWASGGAFSDFNIHNIDEICWMKNDFPIEAKATGGRTERGDHIDQNFDHYSVEYTFRDGSKFWLEGRNAMKTHNEFASYVHGSKGMAVVSTAGHFPSKAMTFKGQNKNPSEIIWRGKQPEPNPYDMEWQDLIDAIINNKPYNEVERGAKASLVTVMGRMAAHTGQLVTYDQVVNHDHEFAPNADKLTLDGPAPLLADANGKYPIPFPGRNGMYEYVVGA, translated from the coding sequence ATGGAAAATAACCCCACTGCCTCCTCTCGTCGCGATTTTCTGAAGACCACCACGAAAACAGTGGTCGGCCTGTCCACTTTATCTGGCATCACCCTGCCGCATGTCCATGCTGCCGGTGATGATACCATCAACATTGCCCTGGTGGGCTGCGGCGGCCGTGGCACGGGCGCGGCCAGCAACTCCATGGGGGTGAAGCAAAGCACGCGCCTCATTGCGATGGCGGACGTGCAGCAAAACCGCCTGGAGGCCAGCTTCAACGGACTGAGCGCCAAGCACCCGGACCGGTTCTCCGTTTCTGAGGACGCCAAGTTCATCGGCTTCGATGCCTACAAGCAGGCCATTGACATGCTGAAGCCGGGTGACGTGGTCGTTCTCGCCACACCGCCTGCGTTCCGCTGGGTACAGTTCAAGTACGCCATTGATAAAGGCGTGAACGTGTTCATGGAAAAGCCGATCTGCGTGGACGGCCCCAGCGGCAAGCGCATGCTGGAGCTGGGAAAGGAGGCGGATGCCAAGGGCATGAAGGTGGGCGTGGGCCTGATGTGCCGCCACTGCCGCGTGCGCGGGGAGCTTTTCGACCGCATCCAGCAGGGGGAGATTGGCGATATCATCCTGGGCCGTGCCTACCGTCTGCAAGGACCGGTGGGCACCTGCTTCACGCTGCCGCGTGATGGGGAGAAGGATGAGAGCGAGCTGCTCTGGCAGATCAAAAACTTCCACTCCTTCCTCTGGGCCAGCGGCGGTGCCTTCAGTGATTTTAACATCCACAACATTGATGAAATCTGCTGGATGAAGAACGATTTCCCGATTGAGGCGAAGGCCACGGGCGGACGCACGGAACGTGGCGACCACATTGACCAGAACTTCGACCATTACAGCGTGGAATACACCTTCCGCGATGGCAGCAAATTCTGGCTGGAAGGCCGCAATGCGATGAAGACGCACAATGAATTTGCCTCCTACGTGCATGGCAGCAAGGGCATGGCTGTGGTCTCCACCGCCGGGCACTTCCCGTCCAAGGCGATGACCTTCAAGGGGCAGAACAAGAACCCGTCGGAGATTATCTGGCGCGGCAAGCAGCCGGAGCCAAATCCCTATGACATGGAGTGGCAGGACCTCATTGATGCCATCATCAACAACAAGCCGTACAATGAAGTGGAGCGTGGCGCGAAGGCCAGCCTCGTAACTGTGATGGGCCGCATGGCGGCGCACACCGGCCAGCTCGTCACCTATGACCAGGTGGTGAACCACGACCATGAATTCGCCCCGAACGCGGACAAGCTGACGCTGGACGGTCCTGCGCCGCTGCTGGCCGATGCGAATGGCAAGTATCCGATTCCGTTCCCAGGCCGGAATGGCATGTATGAATACGTGGTGGGCGCCTGA
- a CDS encoding ABC transporter permease subunit translates to MASKSHTNFSPARIWTLAAATVTQLLRMKILVFLLVFSFIVVAAGFAFPVLNPEQQLKQLKDVSFGALQVFSIVIAIVATALLLPRDLEDRTLYTILSKPVPRYEYLLGKLLGVILLIGAGLILMDIAFSGVLYLREKLLLSQMVEALNVQEQGDLEFLKGYVAKQGLTWNLHLGVLAVFLKAAVVASLAMMVSCFASSTLFTVVITFCAVIIGHGQAMMRDFFLNGKMTEVMEKGLSALLAILTPDLGVFDVVENVIQGEVVTWAATQVMLGTAAMYVVGYCVVSHLLFVEKEL, encoded by the coding sequence ATGGCCTCCAAGTCCCATACGAATTTTTCTCCGGCGCGAATCTGGACGCTGGCTGCGGCGACGGTGACGCAGCTTCTGCGCATGAAGATCCTGGTCTTTCTGCTCGTGTTCAGCTTCATCGTGGTGGCGGCGGGTTTTGCCTTTCCGGTGCTGAATCCGGAGCAGCAGCTTAAGCAGCTCAAGGATGTCTCCTTTGGCGCGCTGCAGGTTTTCAGCATCGTGATTGCCATCGTGGCCACGGCGCTGCTGCTGCCACGGGATCTGGAGGACCGGACGCTCTACACGATTTTATCCAAACCGGTGCCGCGTTATGAATACCTGCTGGGCAAGCTGCTGGGGGTGATTTTGCTGATTGGAGCGGGTTTGATCCTGATGGACATCGCCTTTAGCGGGGTTCTTTATTTGCGGGAGAAGCTGCTGCTGTCGCAGATGGTGGAGGCGCTGAATGTGCAGGAGCAGGGGGATCTGGAATTCCTGAAAGGCTATGTGGCCAAGCAGGGGCTGACGTGGAATCTGCACCTGGGGGTGCTGGCGGTCTTTTTGAAGGCGGCGGTGGTCGCTTCCCTGGCGATGATGGTGTCCTGCTTTGCCAGCAGCACGCTGTTCACGGTGGTGATCACCTTTTGTGCGGTCATCATCGGCCATGGGCAGGCCATGATGCGGGATTTTTTCCTCAATGGGAAGATGACGGAGGTGATGGAAAAGGGGCTGTCCGCGCTGCTGGCCATCCTGACGCCGGACCTGGGTGTTTTTGACGTGGTGGAAAATGTGATCCAGGGGGAGGTGGTGACCTGGGCGGCCACGCAGGTGATGCTGGGCACGGCGGCCATGTATGTGGTGGGCTACTGCGTGGTGTCCCACCTGCTCTTTGTGGAGAAGGAACTCTGA
- a CDS encoding peptidoglycan-binding domain-containing protein, protein MKTHFFSKTRNVSAVVVAAIGLLAVAPDSEARDKDRGPSKGKGPSKSWFSKGKGKGHDHDHDRHRHDDDDRRRFFSHPRSSFTVTLGNGYAGRGYYYGPPNASYYYQGSGVSYYSSRERVPQQYWGHQPSYRSYEASVQRALAQRGYYRGPIDGIMGPGSRDAVARYQRDRRLAVTGNVNTDVLRSLGLL, encoded by the coding sequence ATGAAAACTCATTTCTTTTCCAAGACACGCAACGTCAGTGCTGTGGTTGTGGCCGCCATTGGCCTGCTTGCAGTGGCTCCTGATTCCGAAGCCCGCGACAAGGACAGAGGTCCTTCCAAAGGCAAGGGCCCTTCCAAAAGCTGGTTTAGCAAAGGCAAAGGCAAAGGGCATGACCACGACCATGACCGCCACCGTCATGATGACGATGACCGCCGCCGTTTCTTTTCCCATCCGCGCAGCAGCTTTACGGTGACCCTGGGCAACGGTTATGCCGGGCGCGGTTACTACTACGGTCCTCCGAATGCCTCGTATTATTACCAGGGCAGCGGCGTGTCCTATTACAGCAGCCGGGAGCGCGTGCCGCAGCAGTACTGGGGACACCAGCCATCCTACCGCTCGTATGAGGCATCTGTGCAGCGGGCTCTGGCCCAGCGCGGCTATTACCGGGGGCCCATCGATGGCATCATGGGGCCTGGCTCGCGGGATGCAGTCGCACGTTATCAGCGGGACCGCCGTCTGGCGGTGACGGGTAACGTCAATACGGATGTGTTGCGCTCCCTGGGCCTGCTTTAA
- a CDS encoding SulP family inorganic anion transporter, producing MNTLRRDLPASLVVFLVAVPLSLGIAFASGAPIMAGLIGAVVGGIITGLLAGSPLQVSGPAAGLTVVVAGLVQQYGWETMCVITACAGALQFLLGMFKVARGTLIIAPAVVHGMLAGIGISIALAQIHVVLGADPQSSPLVNLITLPKQLGLINPSAAILGFLTIAVLILWNKLTFKALKMIPGPLAAVALGTTVSIVAGMEVSRVDLPEKFEFTSLALPTDWSGFTIAVLTVAIIASIESLLCAVATDKLHSGVRSDLDKELRAQGVGNLASGLLGGLPITGVIVRSSANIIAGGVSRWSAVFHGVWILIFALFLGGVIEQVPLAVLAGLLVHVGINLVNLHHIRELRTHNEAPIYFATLLGVTCVNLLAGVGIGLGLSVFFALRRLSLTDIKIEQRQDKWHVLIEGTLTFACVPRLNAALSTIPPGRHVDIDLAVDFVDHAAFESLHGWRENHEKTGGHVDIDETHEEWYKPASEGKPRRGKTLRRTVKSLL from the coding sequence ATGAATACCCTTCGCCGCGATCTGCCCGCCTCCCTTGTTGTCTTTCTCGTCGCAGTTCCGCTGTCTCTCGGCATCGCCTTTGCCTCCGGCGCGCCCATCATGGCCGGCCTCATCGGCGCCGTGGTCGGCGGCATCATTACCGGACTTCTCGCTGGCTCGCCCCTCCAGGTTTCTGGCCCGGCCGCCGGCCTCACCGTCGTCGTGGCGGGCCTGGTGCAGCAGTACGGCTGGGAAACCATGTGCGTCATCACCGCCTGCGCTGGCGCATTGCAATTTTTGTTAGGCATGTTCAAGGTCGCCCGCGGCACGCTCATCATCGCCCCGGCCGTCGTACACGGCATGCTCGCAGGCATCGGCATCTCCATCGCCCTGGCGCAGATTCATGTCGTGCTCGGCGCGGATCCTCAGAGCTCTCCTTTGGTGAATTTGATCACCCTTCCCAAGCAGCTCGGTCTCATCAATCCCTCAGCCGCCATCCTCGGATTCCTCACCATCGCCGTCCTCATCCTCTGGAATAAGCTGACCTTCAAGGCTCTCAAGATGATTCCGGGGCCGCTCGCCGCCGTTGCCCTGGGCACCACCGTTTCCATCGTCGCCGGCATGGAGGTCAGCCGTGTGGACCTGCCGGAGAAATTTGAATTCACCAGCCTCGCCCTCCCCACCGACTGGAGCGGATTCACCATCGCCGTCCTCACCGTCGCCATCATCGCCAGCATCGAGTCCCTCCTCTGCGCCGTCGCCACGGACAAGCTGCACTCCGGCGTCCGCTCAGATCTGGACAAGGAGCTGCGCGCCCAGGGCGTTGGCAATCTCGCCTCCGGCCTCCTCGGCGGCCTGCCCATCACCGGCGTCATCGTCCGTTCCTCCGCCAACATCATTGCCGGTGGTGTCAGCCGCTGGTCAGCCGTCTTTCACGGCGTCTGGATCCTCATCTTCGCCCTGTTCCTGGGCGGCGTCATCGAGCAGGTCCCTCTTGCCGTCCTGGCGGGCCTTCTGGTCCACGTCGGCATCAATCTGGTGAACCTCCACCACATCCGCGAGCTCCGTACCCACAACGAAGCGCCCATCTACTTTGCCACGTTGTTGGGAGTGACCTGCGTCAACCTCCTCGCCGGTGTCGGTATCGGTCTAGGCCTCTCCGTTTTCTTCGCCCTCCGCCGCCTTTCCCTCACCGATATCAAGATCGAGCAGCGCCAGGACAAATGGCATGTCCTCATCGAGGGCACCCTCACCTTTGCCTGCGTACCCAGGCTCAATGCCGCCCTTTCCACCATTCCTCCCGGCCGCCATGTGGACATTGACCTCGCCGTGGACTTTGTGGACCACGCCGCCTTTGAATCCCTCCACGGCTGGCGTGAAAACCACGAGAAAACCGGCGGCCACGTGGACATCGATGAAACCCACGAAGAATGGTACAAACCCGCCAGTGAAGGCAAACCGCGCCGGGGCAAAACCCTCAGGCGCACCGTCAAATCCCTCCTTTGA
- a CDS encoding ABC transporter permease, with the protein MSLFSFVLSSARHYWRGHLGLLLGAFLASAILSGSLLVGDSVRASLRRVADLRLGQIHAGVLGGDRWFTETLASKANTTPAIIAIGSAASSNGQVRVNGAQVLGVESGFWKLSTSGKAIELTQGQIALNEPLARKLSAKVGDTVLIRLERPSAISRDAPLSGSTNEDVSLRRSVGAIVSAEDFGAFQLVASQVSPDSVFVPLADLQTQIEMDGKINALLSSSPTFASDTAALEKAKSIADFALKIKHVEAPRKEWEVSTDRVFMDRSLATDLLARDQSYGVLTYLVNGFKSAKGATPYSMVTATDKLDVRPNEIIITQWLAEDHGLVIGDKLDIIYYVVGLGRELKEQTATFTVSGILPMDDPNVTRAWTPDFPGVSDVDNCRDWDPGIPMDTKKIRDKDEKYWDDYKGTPKGFISLEDGKKLWANRFGNLTSIRFPDAGEDEAALQAEVVSSLALADIGLTPTDFKGQATAAAKGSVDFGGLFIGLSLFLIAAALIFAALLFLFTLERRSAQVGLLLAMGWTSKMVRRSLLGEAGVLAVLGAVLGVFGGELYTKLALKGLSGAWSGASQGLPLIYSGSIATKAGAGVGAVIVVLLTLWWASRRLFKQQARDLLSSWSADDASACLASRQPLWRKLMPFIWLGGAAALMAAGTQATAPAAVAGMFFGSGFLLLMGGLSLARRWMLRSSGLAHSLWQIGVRNVTRRPSRSLAVMGMMAGGIFLVTAVNAFRMSAGDVTEPASGTGGFALVGESSLPIYEDLNTPAGRDAFGLDEELLKDVTIIPFRVRQGDDASCLNLNRAQKPVLVGVDPAKLEGRFSFAGDGTWTGLNEPLQAIADQATAMWGLGLGVGDALDYLDSSGNPIQVKLHAMLAGSVLQGKMIISEQAFLTTYPDVAGYRAFLIDAPAEKMDEVSAHLTRQLEPRGLALEPAKDRLETFMSVQNTYIGIFTVLGGLGVLLGTAGLGILVARHVLERRGELGLMQAVGFQPASLRRLILGEHIVLLIAGVLLGVLSAILAVWPSLQQGGTSLPLPFLTALITTIILFGILICWISVSAAVRGKLIEAIRRE; encoded by the coding sequence ATGTCCTTGTTCTCCTTCGTCCTCTCCTCGGCCCGGCACTATTGGCGCGGACATCTCGGCCTGCTGCTCGGGGCCTTTCTCGCCTCCGCCATTCTCAGCGGCTCCCTTCTTGTCGGCGATTCCGTCCGCGCCAGCCTCCGCCGGGTGGCCGATCTCCGCCTGGGCCAGATCCACGCCGGAGTCCTCGGTGGTGACCGCTGGTTCACGGAAACCCTGGCCTCGAAAGCAAACACTACTCCCGCCATCATCGCTATCGGCTCCGCCGCCAGCTCCAATGGCCAGGTCCGCGTCAATGGAGCGCAGGTTCTCGGCGTCGAATCCGGCTTCTGGAAACTCAGCACCAGCGGCAAAGCCATTGAGCTGACCCAGGGCCAGATCGCCCTCAATGAACCCCTCGCCCGCAAGCTCTCCGCCAAAGTGGGCGATACCGTCCTCATCCGCCTGGAGCGCCCCAGCGCCATCTCCCGCGATGCGCCTCTTTCCGGCAGCACCAATGAGGACGTCTCCCTCCGCCGCAGCGTCGGTGCCATCGTCAGCGCCGAGGACTTCGGCGCCTTCCAGCTCGTCGCCTCCCAGGTCTCCCCCGATTCCGTTTTTGTCCCCCTCGCCGACCTCCAGACCCAGATCGAAATGGACGGCAAAATCAACGCCCTCCTCTCCTCCTCCCCCACCTTCGCCAGCGATACCGCCGCTCTGGAAAAAGCCAAATCCATCGCCGACTTCGCCCTCAAAATAAAGCATGTGGAAGCTCCCCGCAAGGAGTGGGAAGTCAGCACCGACCGCGTCTTCATGGACCGCTCCCTCGCCACTGACCTCCTCGCTCGCGACCAGAGCTATGGCGTCCTCACCTACCTCGTCAACGGCTTCAAATCCGCCAAAGGGGCCACGCCTTACTCCATGGTCACCGCCACGGACAAACTTGATGTTAGGCCAAACGAGATCATCATCACCCAATGGCTCGCCGAGGACCACGGCCTCGTCATTGGCGACAAACTGGACATCATTTACTACGTCGTCGGCCTCGGCCGCGAACTCAAAGAACAGACCGCCACCTTCACCGTCAGCGGCATCCTGCCCATGGACGATCCTAACGTCACCCGCGCCTGGACGCCTGACTTTCCCGGCGTCTCCGACGTGGACAACTGCCGCGACTGGGACCCTGGCATCCCCATGGACACCAAGAAGATCCGCGACAAGGACGAAAAATACTGGGATGACTACAAAGGCACGCCCAAAGGTTTCATCAGCCTGGAAGACGGCAAAAAACTCTGGGCTAACCGCTTCGGCAACCTGACCTCCATTCGCTTCCCCGATGCAGGCGAGGACGAAGCCGCCCTTCAGGCCGAAGTCGTCTCCAGCCTCGCCCTCGCCGACATCGGCCTCACCCCCACCGACTTCAAAGGCCAAGCCACCGCCGCCGCCAAAGGCAGCGTGGATTTTGGCGGCCTCTTCATCGGCCTCAGCCTCTTCCTCATCGCCGCCGCCCTCATCTTCGCCGCCCTGCTTTTCCTCTTCACCCTGGAGCGCCGCTCCGCCCAGGTCGGCCTGCTTCTCGCCATGGGCTGGACCTCCAAAATGGTACGACGCTCCTTGTTAGGCGAAGCCGGAGTCCTTGCCGTCCTCGGGGCCGTCCTCGGTGTCTTCGGCGGCGAGCTTTATACCAAGCTCGCGCTGAAGGGCCTCAGTGGAGCCTGGTCCGGTGCTTCCCAGGGCCTCCCCCTTATATATTCAGGCAGCATCGCCACCAAGGCCGGTGCCGGCGTCGGAGCCGTCATCGTCGTCCTGCTCACATTGTGGTGGGCCAGCCGCCGTCTTTTCAAGCAGCAGGCCCGCGACCTCCTCAGCTCCTGGAGCGCCGATGATGCCTCCGCATGCCTCGCCTCCCGGCAGCCACTTTGGAGAAAACTCATGCCCTTCATCTGGCTCGGTGGTGCCGCCGCCCTCATGGCCGCAGGCACCCAGGCTACCGCCCCGGCGGCTGTCGCCGGCATGTTCTTCGGCAGCGGATTCCTCCTCCTCATGGGCGGCCTCTCCCTTGCCCGCCGCTGGATGCTCCGCTCCTCCGGCCTCGCCCACAGCCTCTGGCAGATCGGCGTCCGCAATGTCACCCGCCGCCCCTCCCGCAGCCTCGCCGTCATGGGCATGATGGCCGGCGGCATCTTCCTCGTCACCGCTGTCAATGCCTTCCGCATGAGCGCTGGCGACGTCACCGAACCCGCCTCCGGCACCGGCGGCTTCGCCCTCGTTGGCGAGTCCTCCCTGCCCATCTATGAAGACCTCAACACCCCCGCCGGTCGCGATGCCTTCGGCCTGGATGAAGAGCTTCTCAAAGACGTCACCATCATCCCCTTCCGCGTTCGTCAGGGCGATGACGCCAGTTGCCTCAACCTCAACCGCGCCCAAAAACCCGTCCTCGTCGGCGTGGATCCCGCCAAGCTCGAAGGGCGCTTCAGCTTCGCTGGCGATGGCACCTGGACCGGCCTTAACGAACCCCTCCAGGCCATCGCCGACCAGGCCACCGCCATGTGGGGCCTCGGCCTCGGCGTCGGTGACGCGCTCGATTACCTCGACTCCTCCGGCAATCCCATCCAGGTCAAGCTGCACGCCATGCTCGCCGGGTCAGTCCTCCAGGGAAAAATGATCATCAGCGAGCAAGCCTTCCTCACCACCTATCCCGATGTCGCCGGTTACCGCGCCTTCCTCATTGATGCTCCGGCGGAAAAGATGGACGAAGTCAGCGCCCACCTCACCCGCCAGCTCGAGCCGCGCGGCCTCGCTCTTGAGCCCGCCAAAGACCGGCTCGAAACCTTCATGTCCGTGCAGAACACCTACATCGGCATCTTCACCGTCCTCGGCGGCCTCGGCGTCCTGTTAGGCACCGCCGGCCTCGGCATCCTCGTCGCCCGCCACGTCCTCGAGCGTCGCGGCGAGCTCGGCCTCATGCAAGCCGTCGGCTTCCAGCCCGCCTCCCTCCGCCGCCTCATTTTAGGCGAGCACATCGTCCTCCTCATCGCCGGTGTTTTGCTCGGCGTCCTCAGCGCCATCCTCGCCGTCTGGCCCAGCCTCCAGCAAGGCGGCACCTCCTTGCCCCTCCCCTTCCTCACCGCCCTCATCACCACCATCATCCTCTTCGGCATCCTCATCTGCTGGATCTCCGTTTCTGCGGCCGTGAGAGGCAAGCTGATTGAGGCGATTCGGCGGGAATAA
- a CDS encoding DUF2490 domain-containing protein yields the protein MMKRTLFTILALVCLAAPLAASDNVHDSNGHLWFIYNGDHQFGSSPWGLHLEGQVRRAEMGDEWQQWLIRPGINYTLSPTLQFSAGWAYAMTYRYGDYPVAFDFPEHRAWEQVVYTAKALGLEWQHRLRLEQRWIGEMEGAGNDWNVENWRYENRLRYLLRTTIPLTESKRTFLILWDEVMFNFGNNVSGNHFDQNRAFIGIGHKLSEHTRMEFGFMEQTLQRRGGRIWEHNHTFGLWFMTKWPFKTL from the coding sequence ATGATGAAGCGCACCCTGTTCACCATCCTCGCCCTTGTTTGCCTGGCCGCTCCGCTTGCCGCCTCAGACAATGTCCACGATTCCAACGGCCATCTCTGGTTCATTTATAATGGCGACCACCAGTTCGGCAGCAGTCCTTGGGGCCTCCACCTGGAGGGCCAGGTCCGCCGTGCGGAGATGGGGGACGAATGGCAGCAGTGGCTCATCCGTCCGGGCATCAACTACACCCTCAGCCCCACCCTCCAGTTCAGCGCCGGCTGGGCCTACGCCATGACTTATCGTTATGGCGACTACCCGGTCGCGTTTGACTTCCCTGAGCACCGCGCCTGGGAGCAGGTTGTTTACACCGCCAAAGCCCTCGGCCTCGAATGGCAGCACCGCCTGCGCCTGGAGCAGCGCTGGATCGGCGAAATGGAAGGCGCGGGCAATGACTGGAACGTCGAAAACTGGCGTTATGAAAACCGCCTCCGTTACCTCCTGCGCACCACCATTCCCCTCACGGAAAGCAAGCGCACCTTCCTCATTCTCTGGGATGAAGTCATGTTTAACTTTGGCAACAACGTCAGCGGCAACCATTTCGACCAAAACCGCGCCTTCATTGGCATCGGCCACAAGCTCAGTGAGCACACCCGCATGGAGTTCGGCTTCATGGAGCAGACCCTCCAGCGCCGCGGCGGCCGCATCTGGGAGCACAACCACACCTTCGGCCTCTGGTTCATGACCAAGTGGCCCTTCAAGACCCTCTGA
- a CDS encoding helix-hairpin-helix domain-containing protein, translating into MPARLEDLPNIGKSLAADLRSAGIRVPQDLLAKDMRVLFAELVPVMGHRHDPCVFYTLLAVRHYLQHAEALPWWKFTAIGKEMLGKD; encoded by the coding sequence ATGCCTGCACGCCTGGAGGACCTGCCCAATATTGGCAAAAGTCTGGCGGCGGATCTGCGTAGTGCGGGCATCCGGGTGCCGCAGGATCTGCTGGCCAAAGACATGCGTGTGCTGTTTGCGGAACTGGTGCCGGTGATGGGCCATCGGCATGATCCCTGTGTGTTTTATACGCTGCTGGCGGTCAGGCACTATTTGCAGCATGCGGAGGCTTTGCCGTGGTGGAAATTCACTGCCATTGGCAAGGAGATGCTGGGAAAAGATTGA